A region of Fimbriimonadaceae bacterium DNA encodes the following proteins:
- the mtaB gene encoding Threonylcarbamoyladenosine tRNA methylthiotransferase MtaB produces MPTAAFTTLGCKVNQYETQRILADFEAAGFEVVPFDAAADVYVVNTCSVTAIAESKSRYTLRRARRTNPDAKVVVTGCAAQMALNQKSAIDGADLVVANPEKLKTLERFREAFPGAIPIGDQPRQKTDPFGGRSRATVKVQDGCSVCCSYCSIPHTRPGLQSRPASEVLEEIRCLADLGYREVILTGVLIGAYGPESGSGGPDFEELVSLVARVAGIERVRISSIEMRQVTDRLIGLIKDGLVVPHLHIPLQSGDSGVLSDMNRPYSQSDYLGLCERLYRAIPDLTLTTDIMVGFPTETEVRFQSTLDVVKEARFFRVHAFRFSPRPGTLADQWGDPVSDKEKQDRVSRLNGAAAETGARHATRFVGRVLSALVESKPDKDGLLIGLTDNYLEVRFAGPSTLARRIVDVRIDEVHGVHAFGERVAKAGDPSVFSLRPLLQVEPVICP; encoded by the coding sequence GTGCCTACGGCAGCATTCACCACGCTTGGCTGCAAGGTCAATCAGTACGAGACCCAGCGCATCCTCGCCGACTTTGAGGCCGCAGGTTTCGAGGTGGTTCCGTTTGATGCCGCCGCGGACGTTTATGTGGTCAACACTTGCAGCGTCACCGCGATCGCCGAGAGTAAGAGCCGGTACACCCTACGTCGGGCAAGGCGTACGAATCCCGACGCCAAAGTTGTGGTGACGGGTTGCGCAGCCCAAATGGCCCTCAATCAGAAGAGCGCGATCGACGGAGCCGATCTCGTCGTCGCCAACCCCGAAAAGCTCAAGACCCTCGAGCGGTTCCGCGAGGCATTCCCGGGGGCTATTCCGATCGGTGACCAGCCAAGGCAGAAGACCGATCCATTCGGTGGGCGATCGCGTGCAACGGTGAAGGTTCAGGACGGCTGCAGCGTTTGTTGCAGCTACTGTTCCATTCCCCATACGCGACCAGGGCTTCAGAGCAGGCCCGCCAGTGAGGTTCTCGAGGAGATTCGCTGTTTAGCGGACCTCGGCTACCGAGAAGTTATCCTGACCGGTGTCCTTATCGGGGCATACGGGCCGGAGTCGGGAAGTGGCGGTCCTGACTTTGAGGAACTCGTTTCTCTCGTCGCGCGAGTCGCTGGGATCGAGCGCGTCCGTATCAGCAGCATCGAGATGCGCCAGGTCACCGACCGTCTGATCGGGCTGATCAAAGACGGCCTGGTGGTCCCGCACCTGCACATCCCGCTGCAAAGCGGCGACTCCGGTGTGCTTAGCGACATGAATCGACCGTACTCGCAAAGCGATTATTTGGGCCTTTGCGAACGGCTCTATCGGGCTATCCCAGACCTAACGCTGACAACCGATATCATGGTCGGTTTTCCTACAGAAACCGAAGTGAGGTTTCAGTCGACACTCGATGTCGTGAAGGAGGCTCGGTTCTTCAGAGTCCATGCCTTTCGTTTCAGCCCGCGGCCAGGAACCCTCGCCGATCAGTGGGGCGATCCTGTGAGCGACAAGGAGAAACAGGATCGCGTGTCCAGACTAAATGGGGCTGCCGCCGAGACCGGTGCTCGTCATGCGACGAGATTTGTAGGTCGGGTCCTCAGCGCTCTCGTGGAATCCAAGCCCGACAAGGACGGCCTGCTCATCGGACTAACCGACAACTACTTGGAAGTTCGCTTCGCTGGACCTTCAACCTTGGCTCGGCGGATCGTCGATGTCCGTATCGACGAAGTTCATGGCGTTCACGCGTTTGGCGAGCGGGTTGCAAAAGCAGGCGACCCCAGCGTCTTTTCGCTGAGGCCGCTTCTGCAAGTTGAGCCGGTTATTTGCCCTTGA
- the tolB_2 gene encoding Protein TolB translates to MRLVALSSLNESRNNRGTSVFMNRRHTCGNCHLVLPILSLLGTLSVSARAHEAPEWIWQLPGHTDFVTSVGYLGDGSILASGSWDRTLRLWDTGTWQLIRTMTGHTGEVLSVSCSPTGETIASGSTDETVRVWNTQTGELLFTLTGHSNVVTSVAFAPDGRTLASGSTDNAVRFWDASSGVFQRSLTGSMGGITSIAFSPDGDTLASGTTNDEIILWDVQIGSHLASLTGHIGDVTSVAFSPDGRSLASGSKDNTVRLWDVVNGTSRTLVSHTDQVYSVAFSQDGRTLASGSRDNTATLWDAETGAFLHTLSDSNTDVFSVAFSPDGVKLVSGSSDTIRLWDVEEGTLLHPLFGHSDNVNSVAFSPDGRRFASGSADRTVRLWDTQKRSLLHTLGGQTVYSTVFSPDGHTLASASFDDVVRLWDVETGMLLRTLLGHTDEVLSVAFSPDGATIASGAGLFDSKVRIWNAQTGAPIRTLGGHTGGVNAVEFSPDGRTLVSGGGDRKIRLWDVETWQELDYLSGHGGDVLAVAFAPDGRTVASGSRDNSIRLWSVQTGSLLNILSGHGDDVWAVDFSPDGNVLASGSADSVRIWNAETGQALRSYREQILSTRSVTFSSDGRWLGIGGVVSGVARNPFWVRKPKWTYPRR, encoded by the coding sequence ATGCGTTTAGTGGCACTATCGTCACTCAACGAATCCCGAAACAATAGAGGGACAAGTGTTTTTATGAATCGCCGTCACACTTGCGGTAATTGTCATCTGGTACTCCCCATTCTCTCCCTCTTGGGCACGCTCTCCGTCAGCGCCCGAGCGCACGAAGCGCCAGAGTGGATATGGCAATTGCCGGGCCACACAGACTTTGTAACCTCCGTGGGGTACTTGGGTGATGGGAGCATTCTCGCTTCTGGTTCTTGGGATAGAACGTTGCGACTCTGGGACACTGGTACGTGGCAATTGATTCGCACCATGACCGGCCATACCGGAGAGGTGCTTTCTGTGAGTTGCTCACCAACCGGCGAAACAATCGCATCGGGGTCGACGGACGAGACGGTCCGGGTCTGGAACACTCAAACGGGCGAGCTCCTCTTCACCCTGACGGGACACTCGAATGTCGTCACTTCTGTTGCTTTCGCACCTGATGGCCGCACACTTGCCTCTGGCTCAACAGATAACGCGGTCCGATTCTGGGATGCCAGCTCTGGGGTGTTTCAGCGCAGTTTGACTGGGTCAATGGGTGGGATCACCTCTATAGCTTTCTCGCCAGACGGTGATACTCTCGCCTCAGGTACGACGAACGATGAAATCATACTTTGGGATGTTCAAATCGGTTCACATTTAGCTTCTCTGACCGGTCATATCGGTGATGTCACTTCGGTTGCGTTCTCTCCGGATGGACGCTCGCTCGCCTCCGGCTCCAAGGACAACACGGTTCGACTCTGGGACGTTGTGAACGGAACCTCGCGCACTCTCGTTAGTCATACAGACCAAGTCTATTCTGTCGCGTTTTCGCAGGATGGTCGAACCCTTGCGTCGGGATCGAGGGACAACACCGCAACGCTTTGGGACGCCGAAACTGGTGCATTTCTGCACACATTGTCCGACAGCAACACGGACGTCTTTTCCGTGGCGTTCTCACCGGATGGAGTTAAGCTCGTCTCGGGATCGTCAGACACGATCAGGTTATGGGACGTCGAGGAGGGTACCCTTCTCCACCCGTTATTCGGCCACTCGGACAATGTCAACTCCGTTGCATTCTCGCCGGACGGTCGCAGATTCGCTTCTGGTTCCGCTGATAGGACTGTGAGATTATGGGACACCCAGAAGAGGTCACTGCTGCACACCCTCGGCGGTCAGACTGTGTATTCGACAGTCTTTTCACCCGATGGGCACACTCTCGCATCGGCTTCATTTGACGATGTCGTTCGACTCTGGGACGTCGAGACGGGCATGCTTTTGCGCACCCTTCTTGGCCACACCGACGAAGTCCTGTCAGTGGCATTCTCACCGGACGGTGCGACGATCGCCTCTGGGGCGGGCCTGTTTGATAGTAAAGTTCGGATATGGAACGCTCAAACGGGCGCACCGATTCGCACCCTCGGCGGCCACACTGGTGGGGTCAACGCAGTCGAGTTCTCTCCCGACGGGCGCACCCTCGTCTCGGGAGGTGGCGATAGAAAGATTCGGCTCTGGGATGTTGAAACCTGGCAGGAACTTGATTACCTTTCTGGCCATGGAGGCGATGTCCTTGCTGTTGCCTTTGCTCCTGACGGACGGACGGTCGCCTCTGGCTCCCGCGACAATTCAATCCGGCTGTGGAGCGTCCAAACCGGAAGCCTGCTGAACATACTCAGCGGCCACGGCGATGATGTTTGGGCAGTGGATTTCTCGCCCGACGGTAACGTTCTGGCATCTGGTTCCGCTGACTCAGTACGGATTTGGAATGCGGAGACTGGACAAGCCCTTCGATCATATCGCGAGCAGATTTTATCAACACGCTCGGTCACTTTTAGCTCGGATGGTCGTTGGCTCGGCATTGGCGGTGTAGTATCTGGCGTCGCTCGTAACCCTTTTTGGGTTCGAAAGCCGAAATGGACCTATCCCCGTCGGTGA
- a CDS encoding Methylmalonyl-CoA carboxyltransferase 12S subunit gives MAEVMADYRCHIEKALGGGGPDAVEKHLKRGKLLARDRIDALLDEGSAFLEFSTFAAHGMYGDEAPSAGIVTGIGRIHGRECMVVANDATVKGGTYFPITVKKHLRAQEIALENHLPCIYLVDSGGAFLPLQSEVFPDRDHFGRIFYNQAQMSAQRIPQIAAVLGSCTAGGAYVPAMSDETVIVKGQGTIFLGGPPLVKAATGEEVTAEELGGADVHTRLSGVADHFAENDAHALAIVRNIVESLGENPNQKLWGDPSASEDPIYDPQELYGLVPADTKHPMAMREVLARIVDGSKFQEFKANFGKTLICGFARFHGHLAGVLANDGILFSESAQKGAHFIELCCQRQIPLVFVQNITGFMVGKRYENEGIAKHGAKLVTAVSTATVPKFTVIVGGSYGAGNYGMCGRAYGPRQLWMWPNARISVMGGEQAANVLLTVKMDQLAVSGQSMSPDDQAAFKAPILQKYGDESSAYFSSARLWDDGVIDPVDTRRVLALGIEASLNAAPEAPRFSVYRM, from the coding sequence ATGGCTGAGGTAATGGCGGATTACCGCTGCCATATCGAGAAAGCGCTCGGCGGCGGTGGACCGGATGCGGTGGAGAAGCACTTGAAACGTGGCAAGCTGCTTGCCCGCGACCGGATCGACGCCCTGCTGGATGAGGGCTCGGCCTTCCTGGAGTTCAGCACCTTTGCCGCTCACGGCATGTACGGCGATGAGGCGCCTTCTGCCGGAATCGTCACGGGGATCGGTCGCATTCATGGCCGGGAGTGCATGGTCGTCGCCAACGATGCGACCGTTAAGGGGGGGACGTACTTCCCGATCACGGTGAAAAAGCACCTCCGAGCCCAGGAAATCGCGCTAGAAAACCACTTGCCCTGCATCTATCTGGTCGACTCAGGCGGAGCGTTTCTGCCGCTCCAGAGCGAGGTGTTTCCCGACCGCGACCACTTCGGCCGCATCTTCTATAACCAGGCCCAGATGTCCGCACAGCGGATACCGCAGATTGCGGCGGTGCTCGGTAGCTGCACAGCGGGTGGAGCGTACGTGCCGGCGATGAGTGACGAGACGGTAATCGTGAAGGGCCAGGGCACGATCTTCCTTGGCGGCCCGCCCTTGGTGAAAGCGGCGACTGGAGAAGAAGTGACGGCCGAGGAGCTGGGTGGCGCCGATGTCCACACCCGTCTCAGCGGCGTGGCCGACCATTTCGCCGAGAACGATGCCCATGCGCTCGCAATCGTTCGGAATATCGTCGAGTCCCTCGGCGAAAACCCCAACCAAAAGCTCTGGGGAGATCCTTCGGCTTCCGAAGATCCGATCTACGATCCCCAGGAGCTCTACGGTCTGGTCCCCGCCGATACGAAGCACCCCATGGCCATGCGGGAGGTGCTCGCGCGGATCGTGGACGGTAGCAAGTTCCAGGAGTTCAAGGCAAACTTTGGCAAGACGCTCATCTGCGGATTCGCCCGCTTTCACGGCCACTTGGCGGGCGTGCTTGCCAACGACGGCATTCTCTTCAGCGAAAGCGCCCAGAAGGGCGCCCACTTCATCGAACTCTGCTGCCAGCGTCAGATCCCGCTCGTCTTCGTCCAGAACATCACCGGCTTCATGGTGGGCAAACGGTACGAGAACGAAGGAATCGCCAAGCATGGGGCGAAACTCGTGACTGCGGTGAGTACGGCGACCGTACCAAAATTCACGGTTATCGTCGGCGGCTCGTACGGCGCGGGCAATTACGGCATGTGCGGTCGAGCCTACGGGCCTCGCCAACTCTGGATGTGGCCCAACGCACGGATTAGCGTGATGGGAGGCGAACAGGCTGCCAACGTATTGCTGACCGTGAAAATGGACCAGTTGGCGGTAAGCGGCCAGTCGATGTCGCCCGATGACCAGGCGGCCTTCAAGGCGCCAATCTTGCAGAAATACGGGGATGAGAGCTCGGCCTATTTCTCCAGTGCGAGATTGTGGGATGACGGGGTCATCGACCCCGTGGACACCAGACGGGTATTGGCTCTAGGCATAGAGGCAAGTCTGAACGCTGCCCCCGAAGCCCCCCGGTTCAGCGTCTATCGGATGTAG
- the rplI gene encoding 50S ribosomal protein L9: MKVILNQTVPKVGKEGQVVNVADGYARNYLFPRKLAIVADRAQVRALERRNERVAAKLESTRSAAEGLKEKLDGKTVKIVGKVGRDAGKLFGAITAQDIASAVKDQLGQDVEKKQVGVLEPIKRLGHFQIALDLHRDVDAIIDVHVYDPDAPEEPVETAPAPVQEVPETVEEE; this comes from the coding sequence ATGAAAGTTATTCTGAATCAGACGGTGCCGAAGGTCGGTAAGGAAGGGCAAGTCGTGAACGTCGCCGACGGCTATGCCCGCAATTACCTGTTTCCCCGCAAGCTTGCGATTGTTGCGGACCGTGCGCAGGTGCGCGCTCTGGAGCGCAGGAACGAGAGGGTTGCCGCCAAGCTGGAAAGTACACGATCGGCTGCTGAGGGCCTGAAAGAGAAGCTGGACGGCAAGACCGTCAAGATTGTCGGCAAAGTTGGCCGCGATGCCGGCAAGCTGTTCGGCGCGATTACCGCTCAGGATATAGCCAGTGCGGTGAAGGATCAGCTCGGCCAAGACGTGGAGAAGAAGCAGGTTGGTGTGCTTGAGCCGATCAAGCGGCTGGGTCATTTCCAGATCGCGCTGGATCTTCACCGCGACGTGGACGCGATTATCGACGTGCATGTTTACGATCCGGATGCGCCGGAAGAGCCCGTTGAGACTGCTCCTGCTCCGGTTCAGGAAGTCCCCGAGACGGTCGAAGAAGAGTAG
- the clpC gene encoding Negative regulator of genetic competence ClpC/MecB codes for MWQRFTERARKVVFYAQEEAQKFGEGYVSTEHLLLGLVREADSVAARVLERLGVSLSKVRAEVEKQLPRGDARPSQDMTLTPRAKRVIDLAYDEARNLNNNYIGTEHLLLGLIREGDGLAGRVLAKLGVEMDRARREVMALQDNEAQTKSSSRGSSSSNGSSKTQTLDEFGRDLTELAREGKLDPVVGRQPEIERVMQILTRRTKNNPCLIGEPGVGKTAIAEGLALRIVSGDIPDLLKNKRLVALDLAGLVAGTKYRGEFEERMKKVMEEVRRSDGQVILFIDELHTLVGAGAAEGAIDASNIMKPALARGELQCIGATTQDEFRKYIERDAALERRFQSVKVREPNEEEAMEILKGLRERYESHHNVEITDDAISASVTLSNRYITDRTLPDKAIDLIDEAASRVRLQQSLPPLDVRQDKVKLSKMQSEIDHLRRKSGAEDAVNKLVSQRDELENSIADREEAWHNEEKPEPIVSEDEIAQIVQSWTGIPVMKLVEAESQRLLRMEDDLHKRIIGQHDAVTAVARAIRRSRSGLKDPKRPMGSFIFLGPTGVGKTELAKALAAYLYDKETSMVRIDMSEYMERFSVSRLVGAPPGYVGYDEGGQLTEQVRRNPYCVVLLDEIEKAHPDVFNILLQIMEDGHLTDSQGRVVDFRNTIIIMTSNVGVRPIEVEKGLGFRDVRQDITDPKTYEYMKNKMMDEVKKLFRPEFLNRVDEIIVFQHLQKSEILQIADLYLKRVNEQASAIGVTIELSDKVKDMLVDQGYDPNLGARPLRRAVQRYIEDPLSEEFLVGTFQAGDRIVADLDDDNKVVFTKRTEEPPKKKEKQLAKNGS; via the coding sequence ATGTGGCAAAGATTTACGGAACGGGCGCGGAAAGTTGTGTTTTACGCACAAGAGGAAGCGCAGAAGTTCGGTGAAGGCTACGTGTCGACCGAGCATTTGCTCCTGGGACTTGTTCGTGAAGCAGATAGCGTTGCGGCTCGCGTCCTCGAAAGACTCGGGGTGAGCCTTAGCAAGGTCAGGGCCGAAGTGGAAAAGCAGCTCCCGAGGGGAGATGCCCGCCCAAGCCAAGACATGACGCTGACGCCTCGCGCCAAGCGAGTCATTGATCTCGCTTATGACGAAGCGCGCAATTTAAACAATAACTACATCGGGACCGAGCACTTGTTGCTGGGATTGATTAGAGAAGGCGACGGGCTGGCAGGCAGAGTCCTGGCAAAGCTCGGCGTCGAAATGGATCGTGCGCGACGTGAAGTCATGGCGCTTCAGGACAATGAAGCGCAGACGAAATCCAGCTCTCGCGGGTCTTCATCGTCGAATGGGTCCTCCAAGACTCAGACCCTCGACGAATTCGGCAGAGACTTAACCGAACTGGCCCGCGAAGGCAAGCTGGACCCCGTGGTCGGTCGCCAACCGGAGATCGAGCGGGTAATGCAGATTCTTACTCGCCGTACCAAAAACAACCCGTGTCTAATCGGTGAGCCGGGCGTCGGTAAGACCGCGATCGCCGAAGGGCTAGCCCTTCGAATCGTAAGCGGGGATATCCCCGACCTACTCAAGAACAAGCGCCTGGTTGCGCTCGATCTCGCGGGCCTGGTCGCCGGAACGAAATACCGGGGCGAGTTCGAAGAGCGGATGAAAAAGGTGATGGAGGAAGTCCGACGTTCGGACGGCCAAGTCATCCTCTTCATCGACGAGCTCCATACGCTGGTCGGCGCCGGCGCTGCAGAGGGCGCGATCGATGCCAGCAACATCATGAAACCGGCCCTCGCACGCGGCGAGTTGCAATGCATCGGTGCGACGACGCAAGACGAGTTTCGAAAGTACATCGAGCGCGACGCCGCACTGGAACGACGGTTCCAGTCGGTAAAGGTCCGCGAGCCCAACGAAGAAGAGGCCATGGAGATCCTCAAGGGGCTTCGGGAACGATACGAATCGCACCACAACGTCGAGATCACCGATGATGCGATATCTGCCTCGGTCACGCTTTCCAATCGATATATCACCGACCGCACCTTGCCGGACAAGGCGATCGACCTGATTGACGAGGCGGCATCCCGCGTTCGGCTTCAGCAGAGCCTGCCGCCGCTCGACGTACGGCAGGATAAAGTCAAGCTCAGCAAGATGCAGTCGGAAATCGACCATCTGCGGCGAAAATCCGGAGCCGAAGATGCCGTTAACAAGCTGGTATCACAGCGCGACGAGCTCGAGAACTCGATTGCCGATCGCGAAGAAGCTTGGCACAACGAGGAAAAGCCAGAGCCAATCGTGTCCGAAGATGAAATCGCCCAGATCGTTCAGAGCTGGACGGGCATCCCGGTCATGAAGCTCGTGGAGGCCGAATCGCAGCGATTACTACGTATGGAAGACGACCTTCACAAGCGGATCATCGGCCAGCACGACGCGGTTACTGCAGTCGCCCGAGCGATCCGACGATCCCGAAGCGGACTCAAGGATCCGAAGCGGCCGATGGGCAGCTTCATCTTCCTTGGACCAACCGGCGTTGGAAAGACCGAGTTGGCAAAGGCCCTCGCGGCGTACCTGTACGACAAGGAAACCAGCATGGTTCGGATCGACATGTCCGAATACATGGAGCGTTTCTCGGTCAGCCGACTGGTTGGCGCACCTCCGGGCTATGTTGGCTACGATGAGGGCGGACAGCTAACCGAACAAGTTCGCCGAAATCCGTATTGCGTAGTCCTTCTCGACGAAATCGAAAAGGCCCATCCCGACGTCTTCAACATCTTGCTGCAGATCATGGAGGATGGCCATCTCACCGACTCGCAAGGTCGGGTGGTGGACTTCCGCAACACCATCATCATCATGACTTCGAACGTGGGCGTCCGCCCGATCGAAGTCGAGAAGGGACTTGGCTTCCGGGATGTTCGACAGGACATCACCGATCCGAAGACCTACGAGTACATGAAGAACAAGATGATGGACGAGGTCAAGAAGCTGTTCCGACCCGAGTTCTTGAACCGCGTCGACGAAATCATCGTGTTCCAGCACCTGCAGAAGAGCGAGATCCTGCAAATCGCCGATCTCTACCTGAAGCGAGTCAACGAGCAGGCTTCCGCAATCGGAGTCACCATCGAGCTCAGCGACAAGGTCAAGGACATGCTCGTCGATCAAGGCTACGACCCGAACCTCGGCGCAAGGCCGCTTCGCCGCGCGGTCCAGCGGTACATCGAGGATCCGCTTAGCGAGGAATTCCTCGTCGGCACCTTCCAAGCGGGCGATCGCATCGTGGCCGACCTCGACGACGACAACAAGGTGGTCTTTACGAAACGAACGGAGGAGCCACCTAAGAAGAAAGAGAAGCAGTTGGCCAAGAACGGCAGCTAG
- the galE gene encoding UDP-glucose 4-epimerase produces MIGVFGGAGYIGSHFCHLLAASGEDFVVFDSLENGHAAAIANMPFVRGDLRIRKDLDDFFAAHAIDIVVHFAAYIAVGESMAQPEKYIENNVGGTLQLLEAMDRHRVGCRLVFSSTAAVYGEPQTELLAEDHPLKPTSVYGKTKLAAEELIASLLIGEAVVFRYFNAAGAHPSEAIGEDHRPETHLVPLVVRAALGQGPPVSVFGTDYPTPDGSAIRDYIHVSDLATSHLEAVRRLRAGEPGGTYNLGTGTGRSVLEVIDVVETVSGRPVPHEVGPRREGDVAKLVADASAIHQAWHWQPERSDLTTIVEDALRWHSNHPNGYQSH; encoded by the coding sequence GTGATCGGAGTTTTTGGGGGCGCGGGCTACATCGGCAGCCACTTCTGCCACCTGCTTGCCGCATCGGGCGAGGACTTTGTCGTGTTCGACAGCCTCGAGAACGGACATGCCGCCGCCATTGCAAACATGCCTTTTGTTCGCGGCGATCTGCGGATTCGCAAGGATCTCGATGACTTTTTCGCGGCGCACGCCATTGATATCGTTGTTCATTTTGCCGCCTACATCGCAGTGGGCGAGAGCATGGCTCAGCCGGAGAAGTACATCGAAAATAACGTGGGGGGAACCCTCCAGCTGCTCGAGGCAATGGACCGCCACCGTGTGGGCTGCCGGCTCGTCTTCAGCTCGACGGCAGCGGTCTATGGCGAGCCGCAGACCGAGCTCCTCGCGGAAGACCATCCTCTCAAGCCGACCAGCGTCTATGGCAAAACCAAGCTGGCGGCGGAAGAGCTGATCGCCTCGCTGCTGATTGGGGAGGCCGTCGTTTTTCGCTACTTCAACGCGGCGGGGGCGCATCCGTCCGAAGCAATCGGCGAAGACCATCGTCCCGAAACCCATTTGGTTCCGCTTGTCGTACGAGCGGCTCTGGGCCAGGGGCCTCCGGTGAGCGTCTTCGGGACCGACTACCCGACGCCAGATGGTTCTGCGATCCGGGACTACATCCACGTGTCCGACCTTGCGACCTCGCACCTGGAAGCCGTACGCAGGCTCAGGGCAGGCGAACCCGGCGGCACCTACAACCTCGGCACCGGAACGGGGCGGAGCGTTCTGGAAGTGATCGACGTGGTTGAGACGGTTTCCGGCCGCCCAGTGCCGCACGAGGTCGGCCCGCGCCGCGAGGGCGACGTGGCCAAGCTTGTCGCGGATGCCTCGGCCATCCACCAAGCGTGGCACTGGCAGCCGGAGCGCAGCGACCTAACCACCATCGTGGAAGATGCCTTGCGCTGGCATAGCAACCATCCGAACGGCTATCAAAGCCACTAG
- the axeA gene encoding Cephalosporin-C deacetylase, producing the protein MHSSDPSALNPFRPYPPEDLADFWQAATAEAMAVPLEMHRSFRNEFDLPGFTVDTFSFRGVGGEVLYGWIAAPPHARGLPAFLWVPPYGRESLLPNEYGTRQGMVSLSLNFFGHDAFHQEGYRSERGYFAEGVGDPSTWVFRRMFQNAVIAVRLLQAQAEVDAERIGAMGMSQGAGMSIWLGAWCPIIRAVAADMPFLGAMSFALNRTSHRYPLKELIDYAENTPLGMEKLNYTLSYYDTINQASYCRVPTQVSLGEKDPAARPEAVEAIYNALPGEKRLIRYVWGHDWHPEMVHNNRDWLLGIR; encoded by the coding sequence ATGCACAGCAGCGATCCGTCGGCGCTCAACCCGTTTAGGCCCTACCCGCCGGAAGACCTGGCCGACTTCTGGCAAGCGGCGACAGCGGAGGCGATGGCAGTTCCGCTCGAGATGCACCGCTCGTTTCGCAATGAGTTCGACCTACCGGGTTTTACGGTCGACACCTTCTCGTTTCGGGGCGTCGGCGGGGAAGTCCTCTACGGCTGGATCGCGGCGCCGCCCCATGCGCGCGGGTTGCCGGCCTTTCTTTGGGTTCCGCCCTACGGCCGCGAGTCGTTATTGCCCAACGAATACGGGACGCGCCAGGGCATGGTCAGCCTTTCATTGAACTTCTTTGGTCACGACGCTTTTCATCAGGAGGGCTATCGATCGGAGCGCGGTTACTTCGCTGAGGGGGTGGGCGACCCGTCGACCTGGGTGTTTCGACGGATGTTTCAGAACGCCGTGATTGCCGTGCGGCTTTTGCAGGCTCAGGCTGAAGTGGATGCCGAGCGGATCGGGGCGATGGGGATGAGCCAGGGGGCGGGGATGTCGATCTGGCTGGGCGCCTGGTGCCCGATCATTCGCGCGGTGGCGGCCGATATGCCCTTCCTGGGTGCGATGTCCTTCGCGCTCAATCGTACGTCGCATCGGTATCCGCTCAAGGAACTGATCGACTACGCCGAGAATACGCCGCTTGGAATGGAGAAGCTTAACTACACCCTGTCGTATTACGACACGATCAACCAGGCGTCTTATTGCAGGGTTCCAACTCAAGTTTCGCTTGGCGAAAAGGATCCGGCCGCGCGTCCGGAAGCGGTCGAGGCCATCTACAACGCCTTGCCTGGTGAGAAGCGACTGATCCGGTACGTTTGGGGGCATGACTGGCACCCGGAAATGGTGCATAACAACCGGGATTGGCTATTGGGAATCCGCTAG